The genomic region TCTTTCTACTAAAGATATTGAATCTGCTCTCTCCAGCTGCCAGGGTAAGGAATGGTCTCTCTTCAGCCAGAAGATGCATATCATTTTTATGTCTTAAGATGGCATGCCTGTCATTTTCCCCTTAGATTCCTTCCCTGTGAGATCTCATTGTGGCTACATTAAAGTATAGCCCCTTGAATTCAGAAAGTCTTACAAGTGCACATTTGGTGGGTAACATTCCCCGAAACACAGAGAAGCAATTAAAGGGCCACAGCTTCAGTTAGTACCAAGCTGCCTCTCAATTTCTAAACCTGTCGAAGATGTAACTGGCTATCCTCGTCCttcaaaatgtaaagaaaaagccACAGCTTGCAGAATCCAATCACCAGCTGTGAATCAATGACTAGTCTCAGTTCTCTTAGAGTTCTTCCCTGGCAGGATCAAGCCTAATTTCCAAATGCTCAGCGAGCTAGTTCGAGACGGCAGCTTACTTAACTTTCTATCAAATTCTTCACCAAAGCAAAAGTGAACATGCAATGTTAGGAGTTGGTCTGCAAGCCACAGCAGCACcctctaaatatttattattaattgcATGACACAGATCGCAAAGATCCTGATTTAGCAGGATGTGCATTGTAGCAGAAAATGTCAAACTAGTTGAAAGGATATGTGGCCACAGGCACAGAGTGATTAAAAAGGGAAACTATTCACTACATCATCTTCCTTGCTACACTGGGGAACAAGAGGAACAGGAGCAGgctgatttttaagaaaagacatACATATTCCCCAGGAATACATCCAGTGGGAGCAACTTCAGGGGAAAGCGTTTaagaggtttttgtttcttccagctGCGGATTCCTTCAATTACAAGTCATTCTTCTCCACGGTTGGTTTATCCAGCAAAACCCCTGATCAGATAAAGAAGGTTTTTGGAATCCTTGATCAAGACAATAGTGGTTTCATTGAGGAAGAAGAGCTTCAGTAAGTACTGCTCAGCTGATATATTTCTTTGAACAGTGTAAACCTTTGAACATTCTAGGTGCCCTAGAAGAAccttgctgttatttttaaaacaaaatgcagtacTTCGCCTTTCCTTGA from Aythya fuligula isolate bAytFul2 chromosome 15, bAytFul2.pri, whole genome shotgun sequence harbors:
- the LOC116495451 gene encoding parvalbumin, thymic; translation: MAITDILSTKDIESALSSCQAADSFNYKSFFSTVGLSSKTPDQIKKVFGILDQDNSGFIEEEELQLFLKMFSSSARVLTASETKAFLAAGDIDGDGKIGVEEFQSLVQA